Proteins from one Aspergillus nidulans FGSC A4 chromosome VIII genomic window:
- a CDS encoding tRNA (guanine26-N2)-dimethyltransferase (transcript_id=CADANIAT00001193; An-Trm1 protein related to S. cerevisiae Trm1 (Eurofung)) — translation MASKPEASENTDSAGQLVQYGGKEYRVIKEGRAYILKPPAETAATQATRRDLKPEDEDQTVFYNPIQQFNRDLTVLAIRIYGEHVIATNKQAHEKRKRRAQESAVGRNRKRKREEEGNGDGKEQVSRPDSEVKDTTEPGHKTPDAHPQADSPPPFTILDALSASGLRALRYASEIPFVTRVVANDLSSSAIQSMKLNIAYNGLGNLIQPNTGDARIYMYSRIKPATKSQKKDDFGKFDVIDLDPYGSAAPFIDAAVQGIKDEGLLCITCTDAGVWASNGYPEKSFALYGGVPMKGMHSHEGGLRLILNSVAIAAGKYGLAIEPLLSLSIDFYARLFVRIHRSPAQAKFMSGNTMLVYNCDSGCGAWTTQPLTQTKQKLDKKGNPFYHYGLAQAPTANQKCEHCGMKTHLSGPMWAGPLHNPHFIQKILDLLPQVDRDVYQTLDRVEGMLTTALEEDLSLELSSEDETSQLPTSSDEGTPAPSGDPTHIIPRTDPSLRDPHPFYFSLSSISKVLHTTTVPYYEFCGALRHLGYHCTRSHTKPNTVRTDAPWAVIWEIMREWARQKGPIKEESIKPGTAAAGIMARSREKVKGDPQFANLKKELVAAAETGKDLSDLITRVEAALYRAGSRTVPGEDDGAADSSSTDAQKRLQQEKDSSDGGLDNRPVPPQDYSELKVVFDESLGRQSRRRKRLVRYWLWPI, via the exons ATGGCTTCGAAACCAGAGGCTTCAGAAAACACCGATTCTGCCGGTCAATTAGTGCAATACGGCGGCAAAGAGTACCGGGTAATAAAGGAAGGACGAGCATACATATTAAAGCCACCTGCCGAAACTGCAGCCACGCAAGCGACAAGGAGGGATCTTAAGCCTGAAGACGAGGACCAGACTGTCTTCTATAATCCAATTCAGCAGTTCAACCGTGACTTGACGGTTCTTGCCATTCGCATTTATGGAGAGCATGTAATCGCGACGAATAAGCAGGCGCATGAGAAGCGGAAACGTAGGGCTCAGGAGAGTGCGGTtgggaggaacaggaagaggaagcgggaagaagaaggaaatggagACGGTAAAGAGCAGGTCAGCAGGCCGGATAGCGAGGTCAAAGATACAACAGAGCCGGGTCACAAAACGCCGGATGCTCATCCCCAAGCGGATTCTCCTCCCCCGTTTACGATTCTTGATGCTTTATCCGCATCTGGTCTACGTGCTCTACGCTATGCGTCCGAGATCCCCTTTGTCACCCGTGTTGTTGCGAACGATCTGTCAAGCTCTGCGATTCAATCGATGAAACTCAATATTGCGTACAACGGTCTTGGTAATCTCATTCAACCTAACACTGGCGATGCGCGCATTTATATGTACAGCCGAATCAAACCGGCTACTAAATCTCAAAAGAAAGACGACTTTGGCAAATTCGACGTCATTGATCTGGATCCCTACGGTAGCGCTGCCCCATTTATAGATGCTGCTGTGCAAGGGATCAAGGATGAGGGTCTTCTTTGCATTACTTGCACTGACGCAGGCGTGTGGGCATCAAATGGGTATCCAGAAAAGTCGTTTGCTCTATACGGCGGCGTCCCGATGAAAGGAATGCACTCTCACGAGGGTGGTCTGCGGCTAATCTTGAACAGCGTTGCGATAGCTGCCGGAAAATACGGCCTCGCAATTGAGCCTCTTCTCTCTCTATCGATCGATTTTTATGCTCGACTATTTGTCCGTATCCATCGGTCCCCCGCACAGGCGAAGTTTATGTCGGGCAACACAATGCTTGTGTACAATTGCGACTCGGGTTGTGGAGCATGGACTACCCAGCCTTTGACTCAAACCAAGCAGAAGCTCGATAAGAAAGGAAACCCGTTCTACCATTATGGACTTGCACAGGCTCCAACCGCAAACCAAAAGTGTGAGCATTGCGGGATGAAAACTCATTTATCTGGCCCAATGTGGGCTGGACCTCTGCACAACCCACACTTCATCCAGAAGATTCTCGATCTCCTCCCGCAAGTCGACAGAGACGTATATCAAACATTAGACAGAGTGGAAGGGATGTTGACCACTGCGCTCGAAGAAGATCTGAGCTTGGAATTGTCCTCGGAAGACGAGACGAGCCAGTTACCGACTAGCTCTGACGAAGGCACCCCAGCCCCATCCGGAGACCCTACACACATCATTCCCCGAACAGACCCTTCTCTTCGAGATCCTCATCCTTTTTATTTCAGCCTCTCTAGTATCTCAAAAGTTTTACACACCACTACGGTTCCCTACTACGAATTCTGTGGTGCTCTTCGTCACTTGGGCTACCATTGTACTCGCAGTCACACCAAACCGAACACGGTTCGCACCGATGCTCCATGGGCCGTTATTTGGGAGATCATGCGCGAATGGGCAAGACAAAAGGGTCCCATTAAAGAGGAGTCGATTAAACCCGGGACTGCGGCTGCTGGGATCATGGCTAGGAGTCGGGAGAAGGTCAAGGGTGATCCACAATTTGCAAAtttgaagaaggagctcgtTGCTGCCGCTGAAACCGGCAAGGACTTGTCAGATCTTATCACTAGAGTCGAGGCTGCACTGTACCGCGCGGGGTCACGAACGGTGCCGGGCGAAGATGACGGGGCAGCAGATTCTTCCTCAACTGATGCACAGAAAAGACTACAGCAGGAGAAAGATTCTTCAGATGGCGGACTAGATAACCGTCCTGTGCCTCCCCAGGATTATTCGGAGCTTAAAGTGGTCTTCGACGagtctcttgggcggcaaTCACGGCGCCGAAAGCGGCTTGTTAG GTATTGGCTGTGGCCTATTTGA